A genomic segment from Cyanobium sp. NIES-981 encodes:
- a CDS encoding IS5 family transposase, whose product MYRREHRDQLSFEDFFLPFGGKLSGDNRWIKLAELIPWDELEGDYAAQFCKGFGAPAKPFRMALGALIIKARMGLTDEELVEQIKENPYLQFFIGLEAFQYSAPFDPSMMVYFRKRLPDSVVNDCNERIVRHGLNVIRSSAVDEHDSSDGGGAGSAADQKIESKTPRPNQGSLLIDATCVPADIRHPTDLSLLNEGRELTETLIDAMYSQVRESFGHKPRTHRKQARQQFLAVAKKKRPRFLKIRKAIKQQLGHLKRNLANIDALTACGASLLAAGRHAYQKLLVVSELVRQQNILYRSDTRSIPARIVSLCQAHIRPIVRGKARCNVEFGAKISLSVTDEGFAFLDRLSFDPYNEGEDLKVQAQAYRRRYGCYPEVICADQIYRTRSNRAFCQRHGIRLSGPRLGRPKNDPELVAAERRQFVDDQRRRNAVEGKIGQGKRRYGLGLIREKLPATQGSSIAMNVLVMNLQKLLELLCLYFVLCWQLLVSAARALSSSSRELSCQLSGA is encoded by the coding sequence ATGTACCGACGTGAGCATCGTGATCAGCTCTCGTTCGAGGACTTCTTCCTGCCGTTTGGAGGAAAGCTCTCTGGTGACAATCGCTGGATCAAGCTGGCTGAGCTGATCCCATGGGATGAGCTGGAAGGTGACTATGCAGCTCAGTTCTGCAAGGGCTTTGGCGCCCCGGCAAAGCCATTTCGCATGGCACTGGGCGCCCTGATCATCAAGGCCCGCATGGGGCTGACTGATGAAGAACTGGTTGAGCAAATCAAAGAGAACCCCTATCTCCAGTTCTTCATCGGCCTGGAGGCATTTCAGTACTCGGCTCCGTTTGACCCATCAATGATGGTGTACTTCCGGAAGCGGCTGCCAGATTCGGTCGTGAATGACTGCAATGAACGAATCGTGCGTCACGGTCTGAACGTGATCCGTTCGTCTGCAGTTGATGAGCACGACAGCAGCGATGGAGGCGGAGCCGGGAGCGCAGCTGATCAGAAGATTGAATCCAAAACGCCACGGCCAAATCAGGGGTCACTGCTGATTGATGCGACATGCGTTCCGGCAGATATTCGGCATCCAACGGATCTCTCGCTGCTCAATGAAGGCCGAGAGCTCACCGAGACTCTGATCGATGCCATGTATTCGCAGGTCAGAGAGTCCTTTGGTCACAAACCACGAACGCATCGGAAGCAGGCCAGGCAGCAGTTCCTCGCCGTGGCCAAGAAAAAACGCCCTCGGTTTCTCAAGATCCGCAAAGCGATCAAGCAACAGCTTGGGCATCTCAAGCGCAACCTTGCCAACATTGACGCCCTGACAGCCTGTGGCGCAAGCCTTCTGGCGGCTGGGCGGCATGCCTATCAGAAGCTGTTGGTTGTCAGTGAGCTGGTCCGCCAGCAGAACATTCTCTATCGCTCAGACACCAGAAGTATTCCCGCTCGCATCGTCAGCCTCTGTCAAGCGCACATCAGGCCAATTGTTCGCGGCAAGGCGAGGTGCAATGTTGAGTTCGGCGCCAAGATCTCACTTTCTGTCACCGATGAAGGATTTGCTTTCCTGGATCGGCTGAGCTTTGACCCCTACAACGAAGGGGAAGATCTGAAAGTTCAGGCCCAAGCCTATCGTCGTCGATACGGCTGCTATCCGGAGGTGATCTGCGCTGATCAGATCTACCGCACAAGATCAAATCGGGCATTCTGCCAGCGTCACGGCATTCGGCTGAGTGGGCCTCGTCTTGGTCGCCCGAAGAATGATCCGGAGTTGGTGGCAGCCGAGAGGCGGCAGTTCGTTGATGATCAAAGGCGGCGCAATGCTGTTGAAGGCAAGATCGGTCAAGGCAAGCGTCGCTATGGATTGGGATTGATCCGAGAGAAACTGCCGGCAACACAGGGTTCATCCATCGCGATGAATGTCCTGGTCATGAACCTCCAGAAGCTCCTGGAGCTTCTTTGTCTCTATTTTGTGCTCTGCTGGCAACTCTTGGTCTCCGCCGCACGGGCTCTGAGCTCCAGCAGCAGAGAGCTGAGTTGTCAGCTCAGCGGGGCCTGA
- a CDS encoding AbrB/MazE/SpoVT family DNA-binding domain-containing protein, translated as MQTKVQKWGNSLGVRIPRGLAEEVGLGAGTEVSLTAKDGELVLRPSVPSRFKLADLLAEVTPENIHASIDSGDAVGAEAF; from the coding sequence ATGCAGACGAAGGTCCAAAAGTGGGGGAACAGCCTTGGTGTGAGGATTCCACGCGGCTTGGCTGAGGAGGTTGGGTTGGGTGCCGGCACCGAGGTCAGCCTCACCGCGAAGGATGGTGAGCTGGTCCTGAGGCCCTCTGTGCCAAGCCGCTTCAAGCTTGCGGATCTTCTTGCAGAGGTCACGCCAGAGAACATCCACGCGTCTATTGATTCAGGGGATGCAGTAGGCGCCGAAGCATTCTGA